GCCTGTTTGCCTGGAACCCGCGCCGCGTCTTGCGGTACACTGGCGGCTGGGCGGTGAGCATCACGCCTGAACGATTTCGAGGAGGGTCAGCGGTGGTTTCCAGCGGGGTCCCGATCGCCGAGGGGCCGGTCGCACGCAGTCACCAGGGCGTGGTCGATCTGGGCTCCAACTCCGTCCGGGCGGTGATTTACCGGGTGGACAGCCATGGCGACCTGCGCGAGGTGGAGAACATCAAGCGCAGCCTGCGTCTGGGCGGACGCCTGGAGCCGGACGGCTCGCTCGGGCCGGCCGCCGTGGCCGAGTTTCATGGCGTGTTGCGGCAGTTTCGCGCCCTCTTTTCCGCCTGGGCGGTCGAGGAAGTCACGGCCGTGGCCACGGCTGTCTTCCGTCAGGCGCTCAATGGGGCGGCGGTGCTCGCGGCAGGAGAAACGGCGCTCGGCTGGCCGATCCGGCTGCTGAGCGGGGAGGAAGAGGCTCGCTACGGCGTGCTGGGCATGCTGGAAACCACCCCCTTCGAGGAAGCCCTGGTGGTGGATCTGGGCGGGGCCAGCGTGGAAATTTCCCAGGTGCGGGCCCGCCGCCTGGTTCAATCGATCAGCTTGCCGTTCGGAGCGGTCAACCTGACCCAGCGCTTTCTGGGCGGCCCCGACGAGGCGGCCGGCATCTTTCAGCTGCAGGCCTTTCTGGAAGAGGCCCTGGCGCCTCACCCCTGGATCCAGGAGGGGCAAGGCCCCCTGGTGGCGCTCGGGGGCTCCGCGCGCAGTGTGGCCCGCGTCCATATGGGCCGTCGGGTGGCCTCCCAGGTGGGCATCCAGCAACACCATGTGCCGGCCCCCGCGCTGGCGAACTTGCTGCGCGAGCTGGCCTCGAAGTCGCCCGCAGAGCGTGCCGAGATGCTGGAAATTCCGAAGGAGCGCCTGGAGTTGCTGCCGGTGGCCCTGGCCGTCTTTTCGGCGATCCTGGGGGGGCAGCGCGACTGGCTGGTGGCCTGTGGTTCGGGCTTGCGCGAGGGCCTGATGTACGAGCGGCTGCGGGCCGTGCGGGGCGTGCCGGAGCCCGAGACCATGGCCGTGCGGGGCGCGGAGCGGCTGTTGGTGGCCTGTGGCGGCCAGCTCCGGCACGTGCGCCACGTCCGCCAGCTGGCCCTGCGCCTGTACGATGGGCTGGCCGCCTCGCCTCGGCTGGCCAAGGTGCCGGGCGCGCGGGAGATTCTCGAAGTGGCCGCCTTGCTGCGGGAATCCGGTCGGATTGTGGGGCAGGCCGGCTTCGAGGGCATCACCTTCCCGATGGTGCTGCGCTCGGCCTTGCCGGCGCTCAGTTCGGTGGAACGCGCGAAGGCGGCTCTGGTGGCCTCGTTCCGCAGCCCCAAACAGCTCAAACTGGACCTGGCCACGCTCGAGAGCCTGATCCCCCCGGCGGCCGGTCCGGGGTTGGAGTGCCTGGGCGCGATCCTGCTGGTGGCGGAGGCCCTCGATCGCACGCGCAATCAGGTGGTGCGAGACGTGGCCCTGTTGCGGGGCCGCGACGGCTGGTCGCTGGCCGTCTCCTGTGATCAGCCGGACCGCCTGGAATTCACGCTGCTCGATGAACCCCTGGCGCGCCTGGGTAAGATCCTGAAAGAGCCCGTGACGTTGCAGGCCCGGGTGGTCGAGGAGCTGACACGCTGATGGACGGGTGGGGCGCGCCGCCGGATTGGCTGGACGACTGTCGCCGCATGGTGGCCCGCTACCGCGTGCATGCGGCCCACGCCGAGAAGGTCGCGCGCCTGTGCGATCGTCTGTTCACCGCTGCCGCGCCCATCCATGGCCTCGACGAAGCCGAGCGCGTGCCGCTGGTGGCAGCCGGCTTTTTGCATGATCTGGGGCATTTTCAAGGCGCCGACCAGCACCACCGCCACAGCCACTACGCCATTTTGCACGACGAAGGGCTGGCGGCCTGGCACACGCCGCTGCGGGTCCAGGTGGCGGCCCTGGCCTTGAACCATCGCAAGCGCAAGCGCCTGGGCTTGTCGGAGTTCGAGCGTCCGCAGCGCGCGCGTCTTCGCGCCGGGGCCGCCCTGCTGCGCCTGGCGGACGTGCTCGACCGCGACCACCGGCAGCTGGCCGAGGTCCACGACGTGCGCCTCGATGCCGACCATCGCCGGGTGACGGTGCTGCTCGGCGGGGTCGATCTGGCCTTCCTGCAGCCCCACCTGGCGCGCAAGGGCCAGTGGGCCGCGCAATGGTGGCAGCTTGAGTGGGAGTTCGTCTGCGGTGAGGCCAGTGTGCGCGTGGTGCCTGAGCCATGACGCCCGCCGATGCCGACGCCGCCAGCTGGTACCTGGATGAGGAGCTGAGCTGGCTGGCCTTCAACGAGCGCGTCATCGAGGAGGCCACCGACCCGGCCAACCCGCTGCTCGAACGCGTCAAGTTTGCGGCGATCGCCGCCTCCAACCTCGACGAGTTCTTCGCCGTGCGGGTGGCCCAGTTGCGCGAACTGACCCGCCCGGGTCACAAACGCCGCGAGAACGTGCCCCACGCACGGGCCAACGAGCGCTTGCAGGCCGTTTCCCAGCGCACTCATCAGCAGGTGGCCCTGCTCTACGAGATCCTGCAGCAGGACCTGTTGCCGCGGCTCGAAGCCGAGGGCATCCGCTTCTTCACGCCGGAGGCCCTGCCGCCGGCTTACGCGCAGGCGGTCGAGGCCCATTTCCTGCAGCAGATTCAGCCGGTCTTGACCCCCATGGCGGTGGATGCCAGTCGCCCCTTTCCCCTGCTGGCGAACAAGCGCCTGAACCTGGCGGTCATGCTGCGCCGCCAGGGCCTCGGGGCGGAGCCGGTCTTCGCCGTGGTGCAGGTGCCGCCGGGGCTGCCGCGCACGATCACGCTGCGCAGCGATCCCGACGTGGACGATTTCATCCTGCTCGAGGACGTGATCCAGCGCTACCTGCACACCCTGTTTGCCGGCTACGACGTGCTTTCCAGCGCCCCGTTCCGCATCACCCGCAAGGCCGACCTGTCGGTCGACGAGAGCGGGGCCGAGGACCTGCTCGAGGCCATCCAGGCCGAGCTCAAGAAGCGGCGCAAGGGCGAACCGGTGCGCCTCGAAATTGCCGCGGCCATGTCCCCGGAACTGGAGGCCTTCCTGCTGGACGCCCTCGAGGTCGAACCGCGCGACATTTACCGGGTCTCCGGCCCGCTCGACCCGACCTTCTTGATGAGCTTCTCGGCCATTGCGGGTTACGAGGACCTGCGCTTCGATGAGCTCAAGCCGGTTCTGCCCAGCGCTTTTGGCGGCGTGTCGAGCATTTTCGAGGCGATCGCCCGGCAGGACATCCTGGTGCACCATCCCTACGAGTCGTTCGAGTCGGTGCTGCACTTCATCCGCGAGGCGGCCGAGGACCCCGGCGTGCTGGCCATCAAGCAGACGCTCTACCGTGTCAGCGGCAGCTCGCCGGTGGTGGCGGCGCTGGCGCGTGCCGCCGAGATGGGCAAGCAGGTGACGGTGCTGGTGGAGCTGAAGGCGCGGTTCGACGAGGAAAACAACATCGCCTGGGCCAAGCGCCTGGAAGAGGCCGGCTGCCACGTCATCTATGGCCTGGTGGGCCTGAAAACGCACTGCAAGGTGACCTTGGTGGTGCGCCGTGAAGGCGGCACGATCAAGCGCTACATGCATTTCGGGACGGGCAATTACAACGACCAGACGGCCCGAGTCTACACCGATGTGGGCCTGTTCACGGCCAATGACGAGATGGGGGCGGATGCCTCGCACAGCTTCAACCACCTGAGCGGCTATGCCGAGGTGCCCCACTATCAGCAACTGGCGCTGGCGCCGGAACGCCTGCGCGAGACCCTGCTCGACCTCGTCCACGAAGAGGTGCGGCGCCACACCCCGAGCCAGCCCGGCTACATCCGCTTGCAGATGAACGCCCTGACCGACATGGTCCTGATCAACGCCCTGTACGCGGCCTCTCAGGCCGGCGTCCGCATCGACCTGCTGATCCGTGGCATCTGCGCCCTGCGCCCGGGGGTGCCGGGCCTTTCCGAACACATCCGCGTCTTCAGCATGGTCGGACGCTTCCTGGAACACTGCCGGATCTTCCACTTCCGCCACGGGGGGGAGGAGCGCTATTACATTTCCAGTGCCGACTGGCGCCGTCGCAACATGGATCACCGGGTCGAACTGCTCGTGCCGATCCTGCAGCCGGACATCCGGGAGCGCTTGCGGGCCCTGCTCGATACGCAATTCGCCGACACGGTCAAGATGCGCGAACTGACGCCTGATGGCACCTATGTTCGCCGCCAGGCGGAGTCAGGGGCGGAAGGTTGGCATGCGCAGGCGCGCTTTCTCGCCCTGCCTCGCCATGCCAGCGAACGCGCCCCCAAGCGGGTCGAGCGACGCCAGCTGGTGGTCCCCTGGACGCCCCCGGTGGACCTTTCGGCGCCCGAATTCAGCCCGACGCTGGAGGACTGAGCGCGCTGGATGGCCGTTCCGGCTTGAAGCGGGCTTCAGATCAGCCCGCGGCGGGCCCAGCTGGCCGGCACCAGACGACCGAGGCGGTGGATCACATCGGCGTTCCAGTCGGCCCGCTGTGTCACCACGCCATAGGCTTCCCGGCCGCGGTTGGACAGGCCCGCGGCATTCAGCCAGGCGCGGGCCCGCCAGTTCTCGATCATGCCGCCGGCGACCCATTCGTCGAGCGGGCCGAACAGGCGGTCGACGCGGTCCGCCAGGTTGAATTTGGGGTTCAGGTACTGGCTGCTCAGCAACGCCTGGACGCGCTCCACATTCAGCTTGAGCGCCTCATTGAAGCGCTTGAAGTCGACGTGATGGATGGGATCCATGCCGGCGGCCGCGACGCTCAGGGGCAGGTCGTGGTTGATGTGGGCGTTCATGGAGAGCAGCAAGTTGTTGACGATCGGGGCGCTCCGCGCCCGGCCGTGGTCCAGCGCCACCAGCCAGCTGTGGGGCACGGCCTGGCGATCGCCGCGTTCGTAGGCCTCGAAGGTGTCGAAGTAGCGCTGGGCGAAGTCGAGCGACAGGGCCTCCATCCAGTCCGGGTCGTGGTAGCGCCCCGGCACGCGCAGTTCCTGGATCATGTCGCGCATCTGCATGGCGTAGACGGCCGGAAAGATCGCCCGGTGGTCGCCCTTGGCGGCCAGTGCCTGCGCCAGGTGCTCGGCTTTCTCGGCGGCGGCACGCAGCGTGATGGCCGGCGGCGCCTTGAGCTCCAGCCAGGCCGGCAGCGTGGAGCGTCGCCGCGGGGCCGGCGGCTCGCCCGCGCGAGCGGCTGGCGTCGCCGCGGAGGGCGTCACGGCGGGGAGCTGTGGAGCGCGGGACGGGGCGGTCACGGGTTGGGGCATGGTTTCATTGTCCGGGCTGTGCGGATCGCGCTTGCGCCCCTTTGGGTTCAAAAAAGATTAAGGTTTAGGGGTCTAACGGGGACCCTCGCACGACTTCCGGCGCATCCTGTGAACAGGGAGCCGAGCCGGCAAGCCGCGATCAGCGCGAGGCTAGTCGTCGTCTGAACCGGCGGCCGCGAGGCCGAGCAGCTTGTCCTTGGGGATGCGCTTGATCTGGCGAGCACCGCCGTCCACGAACAGCAGTTCTCCCGAGGGCGTGAAGGCCGGGCTGTGCGGGAATTGCAGGCGGTTATCGACCGTGGTGCCATTGAAGATGCCGCCCTTGCTACCGGCCACCATGGTTTCGTTGCCGGTCTTGGGATCGAAGCGCCGCACCTGGTTCCAGGAGCCGTTGCCCGGATCACCCGGGGTGAAGTAGAGCGCGCCATCCGGGCCTCGCGTGAAGGCCTTGCGGGGCGTGTTTCCATTGCCGTCTTCGGTGCGCAGGAAGTGACCGGCTTTCTTGATGACGGCATAGCCGTTCGCCGCGCTCCATTTGGCCAGCTGCCCCCGGCCGCAGATCCAGGCACTGCCGTCAGGTTCGGCGACCAGGTCACAATCCCGGAGGTCGGGGTTGTGGGTGTTGTAGGTGATGTTGGAATTGGCCACCGTGTTGACCACGACCTTGGATTCGAACAGGGTCGTGACCGTGCCGTCCGGCGCGCGGCGGACCAGGCGGTGGGGGGTTTCGCGTGATTCGAGCAGGATCAGCAGGGTGCCGTCTGGCATGGGGTCGAAGTCAATGATGTTGGTGCGGTCCGGCGAGGCATACAGGCGCTCGGTGGTCTGGTCCTTGCGAATCAGGTGGATGCCGGAGCCCGCCTGCAGGCGGCCATCCAAGTAGACATCGCCCGCAGCCGCCGGCTTCAAGCGAGGGAACTTCATGATCGAGTCTTCGTCCTCGCGGAAGGTCGTCCCGGTCAGCTTGACGCTCTGGACCTGGTTGGCCGTGTCGATGCGCATGAGTCCGCCGCGAACCCGGTCGATCAGCCAGATCGTCTCATCCGTGGCGACCGTCAGGGCGATCGGGTCGAGCAAGGCCAGGTCGCCGGCCTGCCCCGAAATCTGGGCATCCGGGTCAACCCCGGCGATCGCCGTCCTGGCCGCCGGCGTGACGCGGAAGACCCGGCTCCGACTGCCCACCAGCATCGACTTGCCGTCGCGCGCGAGCAGCGCCTGGCTCCAAGACCCCTCCCAGTTGTCGAAGGCCAGGGGGGCGGTGCCTTCCGGCTGCCAGGCCCGCAGGCGCCCTTGCGGATTCCGGAACAGCACGTTGCCGCGCACATCCAGCACCGGTTCGGGGCTGAAGTCTGCGGTGCGCCCCAGGGCCGGGTCCCAGGGCGTCATGGCGCCCGTCTGCAGGTTGTACCACTGGAACTGTTCGGGCTTGCTGAAGTCCCAGAACTTCACCAGCACCCCCTTGGTCGGATCGAGGCCGGCCTCACCGAAACGCATGTTGGGCGGCGTCTGCACGTCGGCCAGCGTGACAACCGGTAGCCCCGGCGTGAATTTCAGGATTTCGATCCGTTCGGCGTCGCCGCGCGGTCGCGTGCGGCGCAGGACGTAGTAGGCTTCGCCGACCCGGCCGATCAGGTCGGTATTGCCCTCGCCCCGCTGGAAATAATGCAGGATCTTGGCCGTTCCACTGGCCTCGACGCCGATCAGGTTGCCGCTGCACAGCACCACCGGGCGACCGGCCGCGTCGAAATCGACGCCGGACAGGCCTGACCCCCCCAGTTCCAGTTCGGCGGCCGGTTTGCCGTTGGCGCTGTCGGGATCGACGCCACCACCTCCCATGGCCGTTTCGAGAATGCCATCGGGACGGACCCGCCAGAGGCGACCCTCGAAAAAATAAATCGCCCCGTCGGGCCCTTCCCTCAGGTGGTCGGTGGCGGCAAAGCCGACGGTGTCCGCCTTGCGTCCCTCGCCCAGGTTACTCTGTCCCGCCACGATCAGCAGTTGCCGCACGCGTTCAAGTTGCTGGTTGAGCGTGCTGTCCGCTCGGCGCAACGCCTCGGTGGCCTGCACCAGCGAGGTTTCGTCCAGCTTGTCCGGGAGCTTGGCGCCAGATTTCACGAAGGCCGTCTCGGCGATCGCCCGGGTTTCCTGCTCCACGCTGCCGGGCAGACGGTCGAGCACCTTCTGGCGGTCGTCCTGGGAGGCGACGTAGGTCTTCATGATGTAGGCGGTGGTCAGGGTGCTGATCAGGTCGGCCGTCAGGCTCTCCTGCCGTCGATCCTTGGTGGCGACGGCCTGGATCGTGCCACGTGCGCCCGGCAGGGTCGCCACCACGATCAGGTTGCGTTCGGGCAGCGCGCCCTGAAAGGCGAAGCGGCCGGCCACATCCGTGGTGGTGGTCAGGACCTTGCCCTGGGCGTCCTTGACGGCCTGGCCGGTCGCGTCGCGCAGTTCCACCGTCACCCCGGCGACCGGCACCTGCTCCAAGGGGGTGCCCTGCTGCAAGGCATACAGGCGCGTGCGTTCGAGCAGACTGCCCCCGTTGTTGGCGATGAGGGTGCCCCCGTTGTTGGCGATGATCGAACCGCCGTTGTTCGCGATCAGGGAACCGGCCTGGTCACCCAGCAGCCGCGCGGGCGCCCTCAAGGTGCCGAACAGGCTCGCATTGGCGGGCAGCCGGGCCAGCTGGCCGGCCGCATTCAGTTGCTCGAATGCCGAGTCGCCGCCCTCCGGGTTGGCGCTCTCGGCGGGGCGGGGTGATTTGGCCTTGGTGCTGACGCGTCCGCTGCCCTGCGGGACCTCCCGCAGATAGCTCAGCTGGCAGCCCAGCAGCGCGGCGGTCACCAGCGCGAGGACGAAGGACCGACGAAACACGGGGGCGGGCGGGGCGAATCGGCGCATGGTGGTTGCTTACCCGCCGACTGCCAGGGTTAACAGCCTTCAACCCGGCAGCGCACTGCGCGCCCCTCGCTGGCGCCGACCCGCGGCACGTCCGAGCTCAAGCGTGCGCCACCATCAGCGCTTGCTCGACACGCGCACGGGCTTGCCAGCCAGCCAGCCAGCGGGCCGGGAGCACGGCGCCAGGTGCTGCGCCGAGTAGCATGCCCAGCGCGAGACCACGGGCGGCCGAGTCCCCCCCGGCCATGGCGTTCTCGATCAAGGCCGTCTCCAGGTCTTGCGGGTGGGCCAGGGCGATCGCCATGGTCGACGGCAGCGCGCCTTGCACCCCACAGGCGGCTCCGAGGGTCTGCACGGCCGCCACCGCCCCCTGCGTGGCCGCGCCCTCGGCGCGGGCGAGCATCTCGGCGGCCGCCAGGATCGCGTAGTCGGCCGAGGCGGCCTGCGCGAGGGCCTCCGGCACCGCCACGCCTTGCCAGACGTGGCGCACCGCGCGCGTCCAGAAGGCCGCGGCCTCCACCACGACGGGGTCGCGATGGGTCGCTTCCGTCTGCGCCATGACAGCCTTCAGGGCCGTTTCCTCGTCTTCCTCCAGCGTCGCGGCCACCAGGGCCGCGCAGCGCGAGGCGCCGCCCCAGTCGGACGACGAGGAACC
This region of Candidatus Sericytochromatia bacterium genomic DNA includes:
- a CDS encoding HD domain-containing protein — its product is MDGWGAPPDWLDDCRRMVARYRVHAAHAEKVARLCDRLFTAAAPIHGLDEAERVPLVAAGFLHDLGHFQGADQHHRHSHYAILHDEGLAAWHTPLRVQVAALALNHRKRKRLGLSEFERPQRARLRAGAALLRLADVLDRDHRQLAEVHDVRLDADHRRVTVLLGGVDLAFLQPHLARKGQWAAQWWQLEWEFVCGEASVRVVPEP
- the ppk1 gene encoding polyphosphate kinase 1, giving the protein MTPADADAASWYLDEELSWLAFNERVIEEATDPANPLLERVKFAAIAASNLDEFFAVRVAQLRELTRPGHKRRENVPHARANERLQAVSQRTHQQVALLYEILQQDLLPRLEAEGIRFFTPEALPPAYAQAVEAHFLQQIQPVLTPMAVDASRPFPLLANKRLNLAVMLRRQGLGAEPVFAVVQVPPGLPRTITLRSDPDVDDFILLEDVIQRYLHTLFAGYDVLSSAPFRITRKADLSVDESGAEDLLEAIQAELKKRRKGEPVRLEIAAAMSPELEAFLLDALEVEPRDIYRVSGPLDPTFLMSFSAIAGYEDLRFDELKPVLPSAFGGVSSIFEAIARQDILVHHPYESFESVLHFIREAAEDPGVLAIKQTLYRVSGSSPVVAALARAAEMGKQVTVLVELKARFDEENNIAWAKRLEEAGCHVIYGLVGLKTHCKVTLVVRREGGTIKRYMHFGTGNYNDQTARVYTDVGLFTANDEMGADASHSFNHLSGYAEVPHYQQLALAPERLRETLLDLVHEEVRRHTPSQPGYIRLQMNALTDMVLINALYAASQAGVRIDLLIRGICALRPGVPGLSEHIRVFSMVGRFLEHCRIFHFRHGGEERYYISSADWRRRNMDHRVELLVPILQPDIRERLRALLDTQFADTVKMRELTPDGTYVRRQAESGAEGWHAQARFLALPRHASERAPKRVERRQLVVPWTPPVDLSAPEFSPTLED
- a CDS encoding DUF5995 family protein, with product MPQPVTAPSRAPQLPAVTPSAATPAARAGEPPAPRRRSTLPAWLELKAPPAITLRAAAEKAEHLAQALAAKGDHRAIFPAVYAMQMRDMIQELRVPGRYHDPDWMEALSLDFAQRYFDTFEAYERGDRQAVPHSWLVALDHGRARSAPIVNNLLLSMNAHINHDLPLSVAAAGMDPIHHVDFKRFNEALKLNVERVQALLSSQYLNPKFNLADRVDRLFGPLDEWVAGGMIENWRARAWLNAAGLSNRGREAYGVVTQRADWNADVIHRLGRLVPASWARRGLI
- a CDS encoding ADP-ribosylglycohydrolase family protein → MSSPSDAERRFTLVAASLIADALVLPVHWIYDPTAIAARGRRTELEAPDASSYHGGQPAGGQTHYGQQALTLLDALAASGGRFDLGAFGRAWQQLWAGEPGYRDGATRQTLAHLEAGVAWPEAGSSSSDWGGASRCAALVAATLEEDEETALKAVMAQTEATHRDPVVVEAAAFWTRAVRHVWQGVAVPEALAQAASADYAILAAAEMLARAEGAATQGAVAAVQTLGAACGVQGALPSTMAIALAHPQDLETALIENAMAGGDSAARGLALGMLLGAAPGAVLPARWLAGWQARARVEQALMVAHA